The following proteins come from a genomic window of bacterium:
- a CDS encoding glycosyltransferase family 4 protein, which produces MRNNKEGKHIAVIGIKGYPPKAGVDFVADEIIRSSLNSGFKITVYGKRSCCNPDYKRENLEIIPVWDMKGKHLSAFSYGLFSALHALFFGDFGLIHLHCADYGYIVPLLRLRFRVLSTSHGAEYNRDKWNFLAKAFFRVVERPFIKYSNICTCVSRKLSEYYREKYRKKVLFVPNRIDFESMDRIKHLLDGRKCREYGLEPGRYILFCAGRIIPSKGCDILLKAGKSFETDVPVVIIGNIKDRYYRKYLMQLKRDNTVFIDAIEDRRTLFDIIRHCRFFVFPSTYEAMSMMLLEAAALGRGIVCSNIPENVDAIGENALFFNAGFISDLAEKLKYALENPGEMDKLGKKGCDWVRENRNWEKFALTYIDLYRELMESER; this is translated from the coding sequence GTGAGAAATAATAAAGAGGGAAAACATATTGCCGTTATAGGGATAAAGGGCTATCCTCCGAAGGCAGGAGTAGATTTTGTCGCAGATGAAATTATCCGGAGTTCTTTAAACAGCGGTTTTAAAATTACGGTTTACGGAAAGAGAAGCTGCTGTAACCCGGATTATAAAAGGGAAAACCTTGAAATTATCCCTGTCTGGGATATGAAAGGGAAACATCTCAGCGCTTTTTCATACGGTCTTTTTTCCGCGCTGCATGCTCTCTTTTTCGGTGATTTCGGCCTTATCCATTTGCATTGCGCGGATTACGGCTACATTGTCCCCTTACTCAGGTTAAGGTTCAGGGTATTGAGCACATCTCACGGCGCGGAATATAATCGTGACAAGTGGAACTTTCTTGCTAAAGCATTCTTCAGGGTCGTGGAGAGGCCTTTTATTAAGTATTCCAATATCTGCACATGTGTTTCAAGGAAACTCAGTGAATATTACAGGGAGAAATACAGGAAGAAAGTCCTGTTTGTGCCTAATAGAATAGATTTTGAAAGCATGGACCGCATCAAACATTTGCTGGACGGGAGAAAATGCAGGGAATACGGTTTAGAGCCCGGAAGGTACATTCTTTTTTGCGCCGGCAGGATAATTCCGAGCAAGGGTTGTGATATCCTGCTTAAAGCCGGTAAAAGTTTTGAGACGGACGTGCCTGTTGTAATAATCGGCAACATTAAGGACAGGTATTACAGGAAATACCTGATGCAGTTAAAGAGGGATAATACGGTTTTTATCGATGCAATCGAGGACCGCAGGACGCTATTTGATATTATAAGGCATTGCCGGTTTTTCGTATTTCCTTCGACTTATGAGGCTATGTCTATGATGCTGCTTGAAGCGGCGGCGCTCGGCAGGGGTATCGTCTGCAGCAATATCCCCGAGAATGTCGATGCCATAGGCGAGAACGCCCTGTTTTTCAATGCCGGTTTTATAAGCGACCTGGCCGAAAAACTGAAGTACGCGCTGGAAAATCCCGGCGAAATGGATAAACTGGGTAAAAAAGGGTGCGACTGGGTCAGGGAAAACAGAAACTGGGAAAAATTCGCTCTCACATATATAGATTTATATCGCGAATTGATGGAATCGGAGAGATGA
- a CDS encoding TylF/MycF family methyltransferase, with amino-acid sequence MKNILRRLIRGKPEKDGYIYLKQRFLENGISARDTNIRKDIAKKFEIIDKNIRSATTPVDGLFLAEFVLSVKADGEMVECGTYAGASAAKLSVLAGLTGRRLYIFDSFEGLPEADETNITDFHARRSAKWVTPWKKGRYSGDIEEVKSNISKYGSIKTCIFKKGFFSDTLNGINLPEKIALSFVDVDIASSAKVCIASIWPRITPGGVYVSHDVAYLKVLESILDKNLWESVFHEFPPVLFGAGFGLCDSAPHMGFFVKENGDPGYIKSLTIDK; translated from the coding sequence ATGAAAAATATTTTACGCAGGCTAATACGCGGTAAACCGGAGAAAGACGGTTATATTTACCTGAAACAGAGATTTCTGGAGAACGGAATATCTGCGCGGGATACAAACATCAGGAAAGACATAGCGAAAAAATTTGAGATAATAGATAAAAATATCCGCTCGGCTACAACACCTGTTGACGGATTATTCCTTGCCGAATTCGTCCTTTCAGTGAAAGCGGACGGGGAGATGGTGGAATGCGGCACTTATGCCGGGGCGAGCGCGGCCAAACTTTCAGTCCTTGCGGGGCTTACCGGCAGGAGACTTTATATTTTTGACAGTTTTGAAGGCCTGCCGGAGGCCGATGAAACGAATATAACCGATTTTCACGCGAGAAGAAGCGCCAAATGGGTTACACCATGGAAAAAAGGAAGATATAGCGGCGATATCGAAGAAGTTAAATCAAATATATCAAAGTACGGCAGTATCAAAACCTGTATTTTTAAAAAGGGATTTTTCAGCGATACGCTGAACGGGATAAACCTTCCCGAAAAAATCGCCCTGTCGTTTGTGGATGTCGATATAGCTTCTTCCGCCAAAGTGTGCATTGCTTCGATTTGGCCTAGGATAACGCCCGGCGGAGTCTATGTTTCCCACGATGTCGCTTATCTGAAAGTTTTAGAGTCTATTTTAGATAAAAATTTATGGGAATCGGTATTCCATGAGTTTCCGCCTGTTTTATTCGGCGCCGGATTCGGGTTGTGCGATAGCGCTCCTCATATGGGATTTTTTGTGAAAGAGAATGGAGACCCTGGGTATATAAAAAGTTTAACAATTGATAAATAG
- a CDS encoding radical SAM protein yields MRKNIKYPEEACFISTYRCNAKCVMCGIWQKRAGEGKEIGPSDLKKLPSCFKRINISGGEPSLRDDLPDIVEALRSKSRKIDISTNGYLTEKLVETGRKFPDTAFRISLEGMRELNDRLRGLKDGFKKAMESVEKLKSAGVKDIGLSIVISDRNKDDLLKLYRMAVEMDLDLSSSVMHNSFYFNKFDNKIEDVEGTVIEVRKFVEQLLKSKRKNISLRIKDWGRAFINYGIIKYIKKEDRPIMCGAAKDFFFLDPYGNILACNGSDEPWILGNIMKESFEQIWSGERANEMREKVLRCNKKCWMVGSARPAMRTRPWVPVIWIIKNKISLLKGGCVFGEK; encoded by the coding sequence ATGAGAAAAAACATTAAATATCCGGAAGAAGCATGTTTTATTTCCACATACAGGTGTAATGCGAAGTGTGTGATGTGCGGCATTTGGCAGAAACGCGCAGGGGAGGGAAAAGAAATCGGGCCGTCAGACCTGAAAAAACTTCCTTCCTGTTTTAAACGGATTAATATCAGCGGTGGCGAGCCGTCTTTGAGAGATGACCTCCCTGATATTGTCGAAGCGCTAAGGTCTAAATCGCGTAAAATCGACATCAGCACGAACGGATATCTAACGGAAAAGTTAGTGGAAACGGGCCGAAAATTTCCCGATACGGCTTTCAGGATAAGCCTTGAAGGAATGAGGGAATTGAATGACAGGCTAAGGGGTCTGAAGGATGGGTTTAAAAAAGCCATGGAAAGTGTTGAAAAATTAAAATCAGCCGGTGTAAAGGATATAGGATTAAGCATTGTTATTTCCGACAGGAATAAAGATGACCTGTTGAAATTATACCGCATGGCAGTGGAAATGGATTTGGATTTAAGCAGTTCCGTCATGCACAACTCTTTTTATTTCAATAAATTCGATAATAAGATCGAAGATGTCGAAGGCACCGTTATTGAAGTGCGAAAGTTTGTAGAACAACTTCTTAAGTCAAAAAGAAAAAATATAAGTTTGAGGATAAAGGATTGGGGCAGAGCTTTTATCAATTATGGTATTATAAAATACATTAAAAAGGAAGACAGGCCTATAATGTGCGGCGCCGCGAAGGATTTTTTCTTTCTTGACCCCTATGGGAACATATTGGCATGCAACGGAAGCGATGAGCCGTGGATTCTCGGCAATATTATGAAGGAATCGTTTGAACAGATTTGGTCTGGCGAAAGGGCAAATGAGATGCGCGAAAAGGTTTTGCGATGTAATAAAAAATGCTGGATGGTCGGCAGCGCGCGGCCCGCCATGAGAACCAGACCGTGGGTTCCCGTCATTTGGATAATAAAAAATAAAATAAGCCTTTTAAAAGGGGGATGTGTTTTCGGTGAGAAATAA